Proteins from a single region of Esox lucius isolate fEsoLuc1 chromosome 13, fEsoLuc1.pri, whole genome shotgun sequence:
- the tgoln2 gene encoding trans-Golgi network integral membrane protein 1 isoform X1, with translation MYVGRFFATVATPPICLNKRARELSVATEKRREMPQTDPYTESEFTGSHFRGKEYPGSLNIPGPTSVKDAPTEHETLSGTKVITPPEPVVKKTIPEKSVKTTVAPVESAGKESVQIESKENGKKQVESDKNEEATGKEPAIDAETSKVDQEESDDNADFHSPREDAKSGHFFVYLVCTAVLVAVLYISYHNKRKIIAYCVEGKRSRSARRPKTTEYMKVEQNL, from the exons ATGTATGTAGGAAGGTTTTTCGCTACTGTGGCTACACCACCAATTTGTTTAAACAAACGAGCAAGAGAACTCAGTGTTGCAACAGAAAAGAGGAGGGAAATGCCTCAGACAGACCCTTACACAGAGTCGGAGTTCACTGGCAGTCATTTTAGAGGCAAGGAATATCCAG GCAGTTTAAATATTCCAGGTCCCACCTCTGTAAAGGATGCGCCCACTGAACATGAAACGCTATCTGGTACAAAAGTAATCACACCCCCAGAACCtgttgtaaagaaaacaatacCTGAAAAATCTGTTAAAACTACAGTGGCACCAGTAGAATCTGCTGGAAAGGAATCTGTGCAAATAGAATctaaagaaaatggaaaaaaacaagTAGAATCTGATAAAAATGAAGAAGCAACTGGGAAGGAACCAGCAATAGATGCTGAAACTTCTAAGGTGGACCAAGAGGAGTCCGATGATAACGCTGACTTCCACAGCCCACGTGAAGACGCAAAAAGCGGTCACTTCTTTGTTTACCTTGTGTGTACTGCGGTGCTGGTGGCCGTGCTCTATATTAGCTACCACAACAAGCGGAAG ATTATTGCCTATTGTGTTGAGGGGAAGAGGTCAAGATCGGCGCGTCGGCCCAAAACCACAGAGTACATGAAGGTGGAACAGAAT ttgTGA
- the tgoln2 gene encoding trans-Golgi network integral membrane protein TGN38 isoform X2: protein MRKIFLLFIVQAYLSGGVRGSLNIPGPTSVKDAPTEHETLSGTKVITPPEPVVKKTIPEKSVKTTVAPVESAGKESVQIESKENGKKQVESDKNEEATGKEPAIDAETSKVDQEESDDNADFHSPREDAKSGHFFVYLVCTAVLVAVLYISYHNKRKIIAYCVEGKRSRSARRPKTTEYMKVEQNL, encoded by the exons ATGCGAAAAATATTTCTGCTGTTCATCGTGCAGGCTTATTTGTCTGGTGGTGTCAGAG GCAGTTTAAATATTCCAGGTCCCACCTCTGTAAAGGATGCGCCCACTGAACATGAAACGCTATCTGGTACAAAAGTAATCACACCCCCAGAACCtgttgtaaagaaaacaatacCTGAAAAATCTGTTAAAACTACAGTGGCACCAGTAGAATCTGCTGGAAAGGAATCTGTGCAAATAGAATctaaagaaaatggaaaaaaacaagTAGAATCTGATAAAAATGAAGAAGCAACTGGGAAGGAACCAGCAATAGATGCTGAAACTTCTAAGGTGGACCAAGAGGAGTCCGATGATAACGCTGACTTCCACAGCCCACGTGAAGACGCAAAAAGCGGTCACTTCTTTGTTTACCTTGTGTGTACTGCGGTGCTGGTGGCCGTGCTCTATATTAGCTACCACAACAAGCGGAAG ATTATTGCCTATTGTGTTGAGGGGAAGAGGTCAAGATCGGCGCGTCGGCCCAAAACCACAGAGTACATGAAGGTGGAACAGAAT ttgTGA
- the tgoln2 gene encoding trans-Golgi network integral membrane protein TGN38 isoform X3, producing MRKIFLLFIVQAYLSGGVRGPTSVKDAPTEHETLSGTKVITPPEPVVKKTIPEKSVKTTVAPVESAGKESVQIESKENGKKQVESDKNEEATGKEPAIDAETSKVDQEESDDNADFHSPREDAKSGHFFVYLVCTAVLVAVLYISYHNKRKIIAYCVEGKRSRSARRPKTTEYMKVEQNL from the exons ATGCGAAAAATATTTCTGCTGTTCATCGTGCAGGCTTATTTGTCTGGTGGTGTCAGAG GTCCCACCTCTGTAAAGGATGCGCCCACTGAACATGAAACGCTATCTGGTACAAAAGTAATCACACCCCCAGAACCtgttgtaaagaaaacaatacCTGAAAAATCTGTTAAAACTACAGTGGCACCAGTAGAATCTGCTGGAAAGGAATCTGTGCAAATAGAATctaaagaaaatggaaaaaaacaagTAGAATCTGATAAAAATGAAGAAGCAACTGGGAAGGAACCAGCAATAGATGCTGAAACTTCTAAGGTGGACCAAGAGGAGTCCGATGATAACGCTGACTTCCACAGCCCACGTGAAGACGCAAAAAGCGGTCACTTCTTTGTTTACCTTGTGTGTACTGCGGTGCTGGTGGCCGTGCTCTATATTAGCTACCACAACAAGCGGAAG ATTATTGCCTATTGTGTTGAGGGGAAGAGGTCAAGATCGGCGCGTCGGCCCAAAACCACAGAGTACATGAAGGTGGAACAGAAT ttgTGA
- the zgc:153044 gene encoding dual specificity protein phosphatase 18, whose translation MHQSGTQRLAGLCQVTEHLFLSNGRAANDKANVSRFNITCIINATQDNTKMSTAELEYVNIPVTDSPSSLLSDYFDEVADKIKLTGEQYGHTLVHCNAGVSRSATLCLVYLMKHHGMTLLEAHKWVKSCRPIIRPNSGFWKQLIQYENKLYGCATVTMITSPIGEIPDIYEEETREMFPL comes from the coding sequence ATGCATCAATCTGGTACACAGAGACTTGCAGGTTTGTGTCAAGTCACTGAACACCTTTTCCTCAGCAATGGCCGAGCTGCAAATGACAAGGCAAACGTATCTCGTTTCAACATCACTTGCATCATAAACGcaacacaagacaacacaaaaATGTCTACTGCAGAATTGGAATATGTAAACATACCTGTTACAGACTCTCCATCTTCTCTTCTGAGTGATTACTTTGATGAGGTAGCTGATAAAATCAAACTCACTGGAGAGCAGTATGGACACACATTGGTTCATTGCAATGCTGGTGTGAGTCGCTCAGCAACGCTTTGCTTGGTGTATCTAATGAAGCACCATGGAATGACACTTTTGGAGGCACATAAATGGGTCAAGTCTTGTCGACCTATAATCAGGCCAAATAGTGGATTTTGGAAACAACTTATCCAGTATGAGAACAAGCTTTATGGTTGTGCTACAGTCACAATGATAACTTCCCCAATTGGTGAAATACCAGACATTTATGAAGAGGAAACCCGAGAGATGTTTCCACTTTGA